The sequence TTATACTTTCTGCATAATATGCAACTTTATTTACAGTCATATTTACGAATATATCATTCATAATATCATCTGCATTTAAAGGACTACCATCACTCCACTTCAAATCCTTTTTTAAATTTAAAGTTAGAACCTTATTTTCAAATTTATAACTATCTAATAATGATGGTTTAAATGTTTTTTCTGGCTGCGCACTATAGTCGCATAGATAATCATATATCAATGGAACCATAGACCAATCTGGTCCACCATTTACTGCTGGGTTACCATGAGTTGCTGGTGGTGGAGTAAAGGATACCATTGTAGTAAGAGTCTTTCCTGTTCCATCCAATTTTTCTCCGTCAATTTTAGCGTTGGTTAGCTTTGTCTTTATACTTATAATTTTATTTTCTATTTGTGAATTGTCAGTAGGCTTATTACTACCTGTTTGTCCACATCCAAAAAGACTTGTAGCACACATTGCTAAAGTCATCCCTAAGGCAATTTTTTTAATCAGCTTGTTCTTTTTCATAAATTCCCCTCCACCATATAAATATGAGTAACAACATTAAGTTATCGATAACTTTACTGTGATTGTAATCCTTTTCTTAGAGGAAATAAATAGCATTTTTTTATATTTATTTGCATTTTTTCATGTTATTATAATCTCTTAACTTTTATATTATCTTACACTAATAGAAGTATAATACTACTTTAGTGTAAAAATTAGTAATTTATTTATTTTATTACATTATAAATATCACTTATTCAGTTTAAAAGTTTAGAAATTAATAACATTATTTCATTTCCTTCAACATCTAACTATACACATTTTTATTAATAACCTTATTAGTAACTTTATTGATATACTCATCTGAAACTTTGTTACCTAATAATCTAAAGTTTTTCTTCATAATATATACCTTTTATTAATAAATTTTGTAATCACTTGATTGTCCATAACATTTTTCAATTAATTATCATATTATACAACATAAATATTTATCAGGAGATGCACTTAATTGAAGAAAAAATCTAAACTACTTGTTTCTTTATCTTTAGCATTTGTTCTAGCTGCATCCTTAGTTAGCTGTGGAAATAAAAAAACTTCATCAACTACTACTGTTCGTTTAAATGAAGTCACACGTTCAGTATTCTATGCTCCTATGTACGTAGCAATGAATGAGGGATTCTTTAAAGATGAAGGCATAGAAATCGACTTATCTACTGGTCAAGGTGCTGATAAAACTATGCAACAGGTTCTATCAAAAAATGCTGATATAGGATTTTGTGGTCCTGAACAAGTTATGTATATTTACAATCAAGGCCGTGAAGACTACCCAGTAGTTTTTGCTCAACTTACTCAAAGAGATGGTTCATTTTTAGTGGGCAGATCTGAGGATAAGAATTTTAATTGGGACTCCATTCGTGGAAAGAGCATTATAGGTGGAAGACCTGGAGGGGTTCCTGAAATGGCGTTTGAATATGTCCTAAAGAAAAATAGCATTGATGTAAAAAAAGATATTAAACTAATCACAAATATCTCTTTTGCCAATACTGGTGGTGCTTTTAAAGGAGGTCTTGGTGATTATGTAACATTATTCGAGCCAACTGGTTCAATGCTTGAAAAAGAAAAGTCAGGTTATATAGTATCCTCAGTAGGCGCTGAAGCTGGCTCACTACCTTACACTTGCTATTTTGCTACTAAGTCTTATATTGATAAAAACAAATCAGTAGTTGAAAGTTTTACAAAAGCTATACATCGTGGTCAACTTTGGGTTCAATCTCATAGTGATAAAGAGGTGGCAACATCCATTAAAAGCTTTTTCCCTGGTACAGATATCGATTTACTAACAAATGTCACAAAAAATTATAGAGATATAAAAGCCTTTGCTGAGACTCCAAGTATTAAGGAAGAAGACTATAATAGACTAATGGATATTATGCAATCTTATAACAAATCTTTACTTCCAAAACGTCCTGATTTTAAAACAATAGTAAACAATGAATTTGCTGATAAAGTAACAAAAGATGTTACTAAATAAGTTTCCTTTTAATTTGGAGTGAATGTTTGTACTTTAATAATAAATGTTCACTCCTGATTTTAAAATTAAGGAGGTGAGCTCTTTTGAATTATTTAGACATTAAAGATATAAAAATGAATTATCATTCACAAAAAGGTATAACAGAAGCTTTAAAAGATATTAATTTTGCTGTAAATGAAGGGGACTTTGTAAGCATAATAGGTCCTTCAGGTTGTGGTAAGTCTACCTTACTAAATATCATAGCCTCACTAATATCACCTTCTTCTGGCAAGATATTATATAAAAATGAAGATATATCTCTTCATAAGGATGTTCTTGGATATATGTTTCAGAAAGATAATCTTTTCGAGTGGCTTACAATTTGGGAAAATATCTGCTTAGGCCTTAAAATCAAAAAAAATCTATCAAAAGACAAAAAACAAGAGCTAGAAAATATGCTAAATATTTATGGTCTATCTTCGTTTAAAAAGCATCATCCAAGTGAACTCTCTGGTGGCATGCGTCAAAGAGCTGCACTTATCAGAACCCTTGCCTTAAGTCCAGAAATATTATTGTTAGATGAACCTTTCTCTGCCTTAGATTATCAAAGCAGATTAAAGGTATGTGATGAAATTTCAAGCATAATTAAACACGAAAATAAGACAGCAATAATGGTTACTCATGATTTATCTGAGGCTATTTCTACATCATCTAAAATAGTTATACTTTCAAAAAGGCCATCAACAATAAAGAAAGAAGTTTCTATAGATTTTCCAACAAATCTTTCTCCTTTGGAACGTAGGGATCATCCTAAGTTTGGAGAATACTTTAATATTCTTTGGAAGGAGCTTGATGTAAATGATGACTAAAGAACAAGAACATCTTACATTTTTAAAACAACAAAGAAATTACAAAATAAAATTATGTTTAACTAGAATTTTTATCTTAATATTCTTTGTAGTTTTGTGGGAAATAGCAGCAGACCAAAAGTGGATAGATCCCTTTCTTACATCAAGTCCCTCTAGAATACTAAAGTCCGCATTACAATTTTATGTAGA comes from Clostridium sp. TW13 and encodes:
- a CDS encoding ABC transporter substrate-binding protein, with the protein product MKKKSKLLVSLSLAFVLAASLVSCGNKKTSSTTTVRLNEVTRSVFYAPMYVAMNEGFFKDEGIEIDLSTGQGADKTMQQVLSKNADIGFCGPEQVMYIYNQGREDYPVVFAQLTQRDGSFLVGRSEDKNFNWDSIRGKSIIGGRPGGVPEMAFEYVLKKNSIDVKKDIKLITNISFANTGGAFKGGLGDYVTLFEPTGSMLEKEKSGYIVSSVGAEAGSLPYTCYFATKSYIDKNKSVVESFTKAIHRGQLWVQSHSDKEVATSIKSFFPGTDIDLLTNVTKNYRDIKAFAETPSIKEEDYNRLMDIMQSYNKSLLPKRPDFKTIVNNEFADKVTKDVTK
- a CDS encoding ABC transporter ATP-binding protein; its protein translation is MNYLDIKDIKMNYHSQKGITEALKDINFAVNEGDFVSIIGPSGCGKSTLLNIIASLISPSSGKILYKNEDISLHKDVLGYMFQKDNLFEWLTIWENICLGLKIKKNLSKDKKQELENMLNIYGLSSFKKHHPSELSGGMRQRAALIRTLALSPEILLLDEPFSALDYQSRLKVCDEISSIIKHENKTAIMVTHDLSEAISTSSKIVILSKRPSTIKKEVSIDFPTNLSPLERRDHPKFGEYFNILWKELDVNDD